The following proteins come from a genomic window of Lemur catta isolate mLemCat1 chromosome 4, mLemCat1.pri, whole genome shotgun sequence:
- the ID2 gene encoding DNA-binding protein inhibitor ID-2, which translates to MDAPPSSNGGEGKPERVAPARPHKSRPAGLRLHSESSLVPSADSSAGGGGLSSRAARSLPVSPATAVSMKAFSPVRSVRKNSLSDHSLGISRSKTPVDDPMSLLYNMNDCYSKLKELVPSIPQNKKVSKMEILQHVIDYILDLQIALDSHPTIVSLHHQRPGQNQASRTPLTTLNTDISILSLQASEFPSEFMSNDSKALCG; encoded by the exons ATGGACGCGCCGCCTTCCTCCAATGGGGGCGAAGGGAAGCCCGAGCGTGTAGCCCCGGCGAGGCCGCATAAAAGCCGCCCCGCCGGGCTCAGGCTTCATTCTGAGTCGAGCCTGGTGCCGAGCGCAGACAGCTCAGCGGGCGGCGGCGGCCTGAGCTCCAGGGCAGCGCGGTCTCTCCCGGTCTCTCCTGCCACCGCGGTCAGCATGAAAGCCTTCAGCCCGGTGAGGTCCGTTAGGAAAAACAGCCTGTCGGACCACAGCTTGGGCATCTCCAGGAGCAAAACCCCGGTGGACGACCCCATGAGCCTGCTGTACAACATGAACGACTGCTACTCCAAGCTCAAGGAGCTGGTGCCCAGCATCCCCCAGAACAAGAAGGTGAGCAAGATGGAAATCCTGCAGCACGTCATCGACTACATCTTGGACCTGCAGATCGCTCTGGACTCGCACCCCACTATTGTCAGCCTGCACCACCAGAGACCCGGGCAGAACCAGGCGTCCAGGACGCCGCTGACCACTCTCAACACGGACATCAGCATCCTGTCTTTGCAG GCTTCTGAATTTCCTTCCGAGTTCATGTCAAATGACAGCAAAGCACTCTGTGgctga